The following proteins are encoded in a genomic region of Populus nigra chromosome 16, ddPopNigr1.1, whole genome shotgun sequence:
- the LOC133675857 gene encoding disease resistance protein RUN1-like, whose amino-acid sequence MAMPHSLMVSSSPAALRLHWDVFLSFRGEDTRHGFTKNLYDSLSKQDIRVFLDDSGMAQGDEIAPTLMEAIEDSALSIIVLSPRYANSHWCLEELARICELRRLILPVFYQVDPSHVRRQKGPLEQDFMNHMERFGEEKVGKWREAMYKVGGISGFVYDTRSEDQLIRRLGNRVMTELRKTPVGIATYTVGLDSRVEDFKKRFIDDKSNRVQVLGLHGMGGIGKTTLATALFNKLVGHFESRSFIFNVKDISKEDGGLVKLQNKLLRDLSPNWPLVNNIDKGVAAIKMLVHDKRVLIVLDDVDDVSELNALAGNRSWFGEGSRVIVTTRNKAVLAEHLVNEFYEVRELGYPEALQLFSYHALRKDKPTEEYMNISKEIVSLTGGLPLALEVFGSTLFNERGLNRWEDALKKLQRIRPHNLQDVLRISYDELDEDEKHVFLDIACLFFKMGMKREEAIDILKGCGFSAETVITVLTSKCLIKIREDDELWMHDQLRDMGRQIVQHENLADPGGRSRLWDRGEIMSTLMRKKGTESVQGIVFDFEKKKYTITRRISWVRALNPCSALAYLIEKCKIFLRQGQEGEEKKKYSRTQWISWVRALNPCSALAYLIEKCKIFLRQGQEEGEMILDTEGFKSMVNLRLLQINHAKLQGKFKNFPAGLKWLQWKNCPMKNLPSDYAPHELAVLDLSESGIERVWGWTSNKVAKNLMVMDLHRCYNLVACPDLSGCKTLEKLNLQGCVRLTKVHKSVGNARTLLQLNLNDCSNLVEFPSDVSGLKALQNLNLSNCPKLKDLPQEIGSMYSLKQLLVDETAISVLPESIFRLTKLEMLSLNGCQFIKRLPKHLGKLISLKELSLNQSAVEELPDSVGSLSNLEKLSLMWCQSLTAIPESVGNLQLLTEVSINSSAIKELPPAIGSLPYLKILSAGGCRSLSKLPDSIGGLASISELELDETSISHLPEQIGGLKMIEKLYMRKCTSLRSLPESIGSMLSLTTLNLFGCNINELPESFGMLENLVMLRLHQCRKLQKLPVSIGKLKSLCHLLMEKTAVTVLPESFGKLSNLMILKMRKEPLESPSTQEHLVVLPSSFFELSLLEELNARAWRISGKIPDDFEKLSSLEIVDLGHNNFSSLPSSLCGLSLLRELHLPHCEELESLPPLPSSLEEVDVSNCFALETMSDVSNLGSLTLLNMTNCEKVVDIPGIECLKSLKWLYMSNCKACSLTVKSRLSKVCLRNIRNLSMPGSKIPDWFSQEDVKFSERRNREIKAVIIGVVVSLDRQIPEQLRYLPVVPDIQVNLLDQNKPIFSTTLYLQGIPETHEDQIHLCRYSHFNPLVSMLKDGSEIQVRKRKPPVIEGVELKKCGIHLVYENDDDYGGNEESLDESQQSVSQKLANFFNSYEEDSEVC is encoded by the exons ATGGCCATGCCCCATAGCCTGATGGTTTCATCATCTCCGGCAGCTCTCAGACTCCATTGGGATGTGTTCTTAAGTTTTCGTGGAGAAGACACCCGCCACGGCTTCACCAAAAACCTCTACGATTCATTAAGCAAGCAAGACATCAGAGTCTTCTTAGATGACTCTGGAATGGCTCAGGGAGACGAGATTGCTCCAACTCTAATGGAGGCCATTGAAGATTCAGCCTTATCGATCATTGTTCTTTCACCAAGGTATGCCAACTCTCATTGGTGTCTTGAGGAGCTAGCTAGAATATGCGAGCTGAGGAGGCTGATCCTGCCTGTGTTCTACCAAGTTGATCCATCCCATGTTAGGAGACAGAAGGGTCCTCTAGAACAAGATTTTATGAATCACATGGAGAGGTTTGGGGAGGAGAAGGTGGGCAAGTGGAGAGAAGCCATGTATAAAGTTGGTGGTATCTCTGGTTTCGTTTATGACACCAG aTCAGAAGATCAGTTGATTCGGCGTTTGGGGAATAGGGTTATGACAGAATtgagaaaaaccccggtgggtATAGCTACTTATACCGTTGGACTGGATTCCCGTGTAGAAGACTTCAAGAAGAGGTTCATAGATGATAAATCAAATCGCGTTCAAGTTCTGGGACTTCATGGTATGGGCGGGATTGGTAAAACAACTCTTGCCACAGCTCTCTTCAATAAACTTGTTGGTCATTTTGAGAGTCGTAGTTTCATCTTCAACGTTAAAGATATTTCTAAAGAAGATGGTGGTCTAGTAAAACTGCAGAACAAACTTCTTCGTGATCTTTCCCCAAATTGGCCTCttgtaaataatattgataaagGTGTTGCCGCAATCAAAATGTTGGTTCATGACAAGCGGGTACTAATTGTCTTAGATGATGTGGATGATGTAAGCGAACTGAATGCACTAGCAGGGAATAGAAGCTGGTTCGGTGAAGGAAGTCGAGTTATTGTTACAACAAGAAACAAAGCTGTTCTAGCTGAACACCTTGTCAATGAATTTTACGAGGTTAGAGAGTTAGGTTACCCGGAAGCCTTACAACTTTTTAGTTATCATGCACTCAGAAAAGATAAACCCACAGAAGAATACATGAATATATCCAAGGAGATTGTGTCACTCACAGGAGGACTGCCTCTGGCTTTGGAAGTGTTTGGTTCTACTTTGTTTAATGAGAGAGGGTTAAATAGATGGGAAGATGCCCTGAAAAAACTGCAACGAATAAGGCCACATAATCTTCAGGATGTGTTACGAATAAGTTATGATGAGTTGGATGAAGATGAAAAGCATGTCTTCCTTGATATTGcttgcttgttttttaaaatgggaATGAAAAGAGAGGAAGCAATTGATATTTTGAAGGGTTGTGGCTTTAGTGCTGAGACAGTCATCACAGTTCTGACATCAAAATGTCTCATTAAGATTCGTGAAGATGATGAATTATGGATGCATGATCAACTCAGAGACATGGGAAGACAAATTGTTCAACATGAAAACCTTGCAGATCCCGGAGGGCGTAGTAGGCTATGGGATCGCGGTGAAATCATGTCAACGCTGATGCGCAAGAAG GGCACAGAAAGTGTACAAGGTATAGTTTTTGACTTCGAAAAGAAGAAATATACGATAACTCGACGGATTTCTTGGGTTAGAGCACTGAATCCGTGTTCAGCACTTGCGTACTTGATTGAAAAGTGTAAGATTTTTCTTCGACAAGGAcaagagggagaagaaaagaagaaatattcGAGAACTCAATGGATTTCTTGGGTTAGAGCACTGAATCCGTGTTCAGCACTTGCGTACTTGATTGAAAAGTGTAAGATTTTTCTTCGACAAGGACAAGAGGAGGGGGAGATGATACTTGACACTGAAGGCTTTAAATCAATGGTTAATCTGAGACTGCTCCAAATCAATCATGCAAAACTGCAAGGGAAGTTCAAGAATTTTCCCGCTGGCCTGAAGTGGCTTCAGTGGAAAAATTGTCCTATGAAAAATCTTCCTTCTGACTATGCTCCTCATGAGCTAGCTGTGCTTGATCTTTCGGAGAGTGGAATTGAACGAGTTTGGGGTTGGACCAGTAACAAG GTGGCCAAGAACTTGATGGTTATGGATCTCCACCGTTGCTATAATCTTGTGGCTTGTCCTGATTTATCTGGATGTAAAACCTTGGAAAAACTTAATCTCCAGGGTTGCGTTCGGCTAACTAAGGTTCACAAATCAGTGGGGAATGCAAGGACATTACTTCAGCTGAACTTGAATGATTGCTCAAACCTTGTTGAATTTCCAAGTGATGTATCTGGGCTAAAAGCTCTTCAGAACCTCAATCTCTCTAACTGTCCAAAGTTGAAAGACTTGCCACAGGAAATAGGCAGCATGTATTCCTTAAAACAACTTCTTGTTGATGAAACTGCTATATCAGTGCTGCCCGAATCTATTTTCCGCCTTACAAAACTGGAGATGCTTAGTTTGAATGGATGCCAATTCATAAAAAGGCTGCCAAAACACTTGGGAAAACTGATTTCTCTGAAGGAACTTTCTCTCAATCAATCTGCAGTAGAAGAACTGCCTGATTCTGTCGGATCTTTGTCAAACCTTGAGAAACTAAGTTTGATGTGGTGTCAATCACTTACTGCGATTCCTGAATCTGTTGGCAATCTCCAGTTATTGACCGAAGTTTCCATCAATAGCAGTGCAATCAAGGAATTACCTCCTGCAATCGGTTCATTaccttatttaaaaatattatcagctGGAGGGTGTCGTTCCCTGAGCAAATTACCTGATTCCATTGGAGGACTAGCTTCTATTAGCGAACTTGAGCTAGATGAAACATCAATCTCACATCTTCCAGAGCAGATTGGTGGTTTGAAAATGATTGAGAAGCTTTACATGAGGAAGTGTACATCTCTTAGATCTTTGCCAGAATCAATTGGGAGCATGTTGAGTCTTACTACCTTAAACTTGTTTGGTTGTAATATTAATGAGTTGCCTGAATCCTTTGGGATGCTGGAAAACCTTGTGATGTTGAGATTACATCAGTGTAGAAAGCTCCAAAAGCTTCCAGTTTCTATTGGGAAGTTGAAGTCTTTATGCCACTTGTTAATGGAGAAGACAGCTGTTACAGTACTACCTGAAAGTTTTGGAAAGCTCtctaatttaatgatattgaaAATGCGAAAAGAGCCGCTTGAATCTCCCAGCACACAGGAGCACTTGGTTGTCCTCCCAAGTTCCTTCTTCGAACTATCCTTGCTAGAAGAACTAAATGCTCGTGCTTGGAGAATATCAGGTAAAATTCCTGACGATTTTGAGAAACTGTCATCATTAGAGATCGTGGATCTTGGCCATAACAATTTCAGCAGTCTTCCTTCTAGTTTATGTGGCCTTTCTCTTCTAAGGGAGCTTCACTTGCCCCACTGCGAAGAACTTGAGTCTCTCCCTCCGCTTCCCTCAAGCTTAGAAGAAGTGGATGTTTCCAACTGCTTTGCATTGGAAACTATGTCGGATGTTTCAAACTTGGGAAGCTTAACGTTGCTGAACATGACAAATTGCGAGAAAGTGGTGGATATTCCTGGCATTGAATGCTTGAAATCCCTGAAATGGTTATATATGAGCAATTGCAAGGCGTGCTCCTTGACAGTGAAGAGCAGGCTATCCAAG gttTGCTTGAGGAATATACGCAACCTAAGCATGCCTGGGAGCAAAATCCCAGATTGGTTTTCTCAAGAAGATGTAAAATTTTCAGAGCGAAGAAACCGTGAAATCAAAGCTGTGATTATAGGTGTCGTTGTCTCTCTCGACCGTCAGATACCAGAGCAGTTGAGATATTTGCCAGTTGTACCAGACATTCAGGTCAATCTACTGGATCAGAATAAACCTATTTTCAGCACCACATTGTACTTACAGGGAATACCAGAGACTCATGAAGATCAAATCCACTTATGTCGATATTCACATTTCAATCCATTGGtttcaatgttgaaagatggcTCTGAGATACAGGTAAGAAAGCGAAAACCACCTGTGATTGAAGGGGTCGAGCTGAAGAAATGTGGAATTCATTTGGTTTATGAAAATGACGATGATTATGGTGGAAATGAAGAATCCTTGGATGAAAGTCAGCAATCTGTATCACAAAAACTGGCCAATTTTTTCAATTCGTACGAGGAAGATAGCGAAGTTTGTTGA